Proteins encoded by one window of Sciurus carolinensis chromosome 12, mSciCar1.2, whole genome shotgun sequence:
- the Slc30a1 gene encoding LOW QUALITY PROTEIN: proton-coupled zinc antiporter SLC30A1 (The sequence of the model RefSeq protein was modified relative to this genomic sequence to represent the inferred CDS: inserted 2 bases in 2 codons; substituted 2 bases at 2 genomic stop codons) encodes MGCWGRNRGRLLCMLMLTFMFMVLEVVVSRVTSSLAMLSDSFHMLSDVLALVVALVAERFARRTHATQKNTFGWIRAEVMGALVNAIFLTGLCFAILLEAIERFIEPHEMQQPLVVLGVGVAGLLVNVLGLCLFHHHSGFSQDSGHGHSHGGHGHGLPKGVRVKSNRAGDNDVSVAPGEPGPDQEETNTLVANTSNSNGLKLDPADAEKSRSDDAVEVQVNGNLIREPDDMKLEEEEDRAGQLNMRGVFLHVLGDALGSVIVVVNALLFYFSWKGCSEGDFCVNPCFPDPCKAFVEIINSTHASVHEAGPCWVLYLDPTLCIVMVCILLYXTYPLLKESALILLQTVPKQIDIRNXXKNFKNVEGVEEVHELHXWQLAGSRIIATAHIKCEDPASYMQVAKTIKGVFHNHGIHATTIQPEFASVGSNASVVPCELACRTQCALKQCCGTRPPAHSGKDAEKGPTVSISCLELSDNLEKKPRRTKVENIPAVVIEIKKVPNKQPESSL; translated from the exons ATGGGGTGCTGGGGTCGGAACCGGGGCCGGCTGCTGTGCATGCTGATGCTGACCTTCATGTTCATGGTGCTGGAGGTGGTGGTGAGCCGGGTGACCTCGTCGCTGGCGATGCTCTCCGACTCCTTCCACATGCTGTCGGACGTGCTGGCGCTCGTGGTGGCGCTGGTGGCCGAGCGCTTCGCCCGGCGGACCCACGCCACCCAGAAGAACACGTTCGGCTGGATCCGGGCCGAGGTGATGGGGGCTCTGGTGAACGCCATCTTCCTGACCGGCCTCTGCTTCGCCATCCTGCTGGAGGCCATCGAGCGCTTCATCGAGCCGCACGAGATGCAGCAGCCGCTGGTGGTCCTGGGGGTCGGCGTGGCCGGGCTGCTGGTGAACGTGCTGGGGCTCTGTCTCTTCCACCACCACAGCGGCTTCAGCCAGGACTCCGGCCACGGTCACTCGCACGGGGGGCACGGCCACGGCCTCCCCAAAGGGGTCCGCGTCAAGAGCAACCGCGCCGGGGACAACGATGTCAGCGTGGCCCCGGGCGAGCCCGGGCCAGACCAGGAGGAGACCAACACCCTGGTGGCCAATACCAGCAACTCCAACGGGCTGAAACTGGACCCGGCAG atgcagaaaaatccaGAAGTGATGATGCAGTGGAAGTACAAGTGAATGGGAATCTTATCAGAGAACCGGACGATATGAAattggaagaagaagaagataggGCTGGGCAACTTAACATGCGTGGAGTTTTTCTGCATGTCCTTGGAGATGCCTTGGGTTCAGTGATTGTAGTAGTAAATGCCTTGCTCTTTTACTTTTCTTGGAAAGGTTGTTCTGAAGGGGATTTTTGTGTGAACCCATGTTTCCCTGATCCCTGCAAAGCATTTGTAGAAATAATTAATAGTACTCATGCATCAGTTCATGAGGCTGGTCCTTGCTGGGTGCTATATTTAGATCCAACTCTTTGTATTGTAATGGTTTGTATACTTCTTT ACACTTACCCATTACTTAAGGAATCTGCTCTTATTCTTCTACAAACTGTTCCTAAACAAATTGATATCAGAAATTGATAAAAGAACTTCAAGAATGTTGAAGGAGTTGAGGAAGTTCACGAATTAC GTTGGCAACTTGCTGGAAGCAGAATCATTGCCACTGCTCACATAAAATGCGAAGACCCAGCATCATACATGCAGGTGGCTAAGACCATTAAAGGCGTTTTTCATAATCACGGAATTCATGCTACTACCATTCAGCCTGAATTTGCTAGTGTAGGCTCTAATGCAAGTGTAGTCCCATGTGAACTTGCCTGCAGGACTCAGTGTGCTTTGAAGCAATGTTGTGGAACACGGCCACCAGCCCATTCTGGAAAGGATGCAGAAAAGGGCCCGACAGTTAGCATTTCTTGTTTAGAACTTAGTGACAATCTAGAGAAGAAGCCCAGGAGGACTAAAGTTGAAAACATCCCTGCTGTTGTGATAGAGATTAAAAAAGTGCCAAACAAGCAACCTGAATCATCTTTGTGA